The following coding sequences lie in one Sedimentibacter sp. MB35-C1 genomic window:
- a CDS encoding helix-turn-helix domain-containing protein produces the protein MADPLISISNKLRKTRFEMELTLEETSALTGVSKAMLGQIERGESTPTISTLWKISTGLKISFSELLSSDKEDDNAVVIGELDPVYESEDKMVLYNVFPFNPLSGFEYFYIKLLPGAHHVSPPHKASTVEYIVVTEGILEVVVDGRKHVLEAPAALTFRADKCHEYNNPYDAEVVFQNIVKY, from the coding sequence TTGGCAGATCCGTTAATTAGTATAAGCAATAAACTGAGGAAAACCCGCTTCGAAATGGAACTTACACTTGAAGAAACCTCTGCCTTGACCGGAGTGAGCAAGGCAATGCTTGGACAGATTGAAAGAGGTGAATCTACTCCGACCATATCAACACTATGGAAAATTTCTACAGGATTGAAAATATCCTTTTCCGAGCTGCTCAGCTCTGATAAGGAAGATGATAATGCCGTTGTTATCGGAGAGCTTGATCCGGTTTATGAATCAGAGGATAAAATGGTGCTATACAATGTTTTTCCGTTTAATCCGCTGTCAGGTTTCGAATATTTTTATATAAAGCTTCTTCCGGGAGCACATCACGTGTCACCGCCTCACAAGGCATCTACGGTTGAGTATATAGTTGTTACGGAAGGCATTCTTGAGGTTGTGGTTGACGGAAGGAAGCATGTTTTAGAAGCACCTGCCGCACTGACGTTCAGAGCAGATAAATGTCATGAATACAATAATCCGTATGATGCGGAAGTGGTATTTCAAAACATCGTTAAATATTGA